In Anaerolineae bacterium, one genomic interval encodes:
- a CDS encoding WD40 repeat domain-containing protein gives MKYTVKELDRLARAKNIPEITQDKIYQELLAALQAWQPQQRCPYPGMSAFTKNEGELFFGREEATQNLIKFLQSWTLGAEKGIRFLPVIGSSGSGKSSLVQAGLMYQLEKGELIAGSEQWPIDTFQPRDDPLRNLARAILRLTHTDDDQVLRDEKTVFELSQALQNDTNLLYKKVQQIWPNDSPQQWLVLVIDQFEEVFTLCHDPQIGQAFIDNLLHAAQEEAGRVIVVITLRADFYGECLNHHNPFLVDALRVYQVAVGRMTPRQLHQAIEQPANKVGCRIEPELVTQLSNDMARQPPGSLPLLQHTLLQLWHRREGKYLTCEAYQQLGGIEKALPQYAEQEFFKLNQAQQSHCRQILLQLVQPGAKTGDARRSALIEDLQSLARNKQDIADIDEVLERLIRARLLTVNVDGQGKEFVEIAHEALIQHWTQLRDWIDENRAWLRIHRRLAEDARAWQESKYDPSFLYQASRLAKVLEAKDKNDARLLPLEEKFISASRKQECKRWVLKVVSTVIGILLIFVIILWAITFSQRQEIKELQNQAEAGRLAEGAARQLELENPGLSLLLAIESRKIQPSNENERVIRSALARLWPQVGVLAGHEAEVWQVAWSGDDSRLTTAGGDGTARIWDAKSQQEIMTLTGHAGAVLGVAWDGNDTRLVTASEDGTARVWDAQNGKPIAVFEHGRKVWRAAWSHDNTRIVTASEDGTARIWDAQSGLELVPLKGHTAPVVHAAWSSDDSCIVTASKDNTARIWEVETGHEIAQLVGHSYWVAYAAWNGDNTRIVTTSWDGTARIWDAQSGMEMATLASHDWGVVYAAWSNDDTRLVTASEDGTARVWDARSGMEMAVLDDHHGAVVYAVWSNDDRYIATASQDGTARIWDAQTGINLAVLEGHTGPVSYVAWNRDNTRLATAGGDGTARVWDTKSQVEIAALKVHTNTIRHVSWSGDDQWLATASNDKTARIWNAQDGTARVLLEGHDWWVLHTAWNKDNTRLVTTSEDGTACVWDPRTGEEVTMLEGHTSGVMYATWNREGDQIVTASRDGTARIWNAKTGTEFAVLADHTDEVVYAAWNEDNTHIVTTSADGTARVWDAKTGVEQVTLAGHQGLIWHAAWNKDGTRLLTAGDDTTARVWNVQNGAEIAVLEGHVGPVVHVAWNQNETRVATASGDGTARVWDTTYWAEHAVLTGHRSWVSTAEWNIDGIRLATAALDGTVRIWDTDSGAEVALFRLHTGAVLHTAWNGEGTRLATAGRDGTVRIIQYVAPANLINFACQHTQRNMSQQEWQRYMGDSSYRQTCP, from the coding sequence GTGAAATATACAGTTAAAGAATTGGACCGGCTGGCCAGGGCCAAAAATATTCCAGAAATCACCCAAGATAAAATATATCAGGAGTTGTTAGCGGCCTTGCAAGCCTGGCAGCCTCAGCAGCGATGCCCCTACCCTGGCATGTCTGCCTTCACCAAGAATGAAGGGGAGTTGTTTTTTGGCCGTGAAGAAGCCACTCAAAACCTGATCAAATTTTTGCAGAGCTGGACTTTGGGCGCAGAAAAAGGGATTCGGTTTCTGCCGGTTATTGGCTCCTCCGGCAGCGGGAAATCATCATTGGTGCAGGCCGGTTTAATGTACCAGTTAGAAAAAGGGGAGTTGATTGCGGGCAGCGAACAATGGCCCATTGATACTTTTCAGCCCCGCGACGATCCCCTGCGCAATTTGGCCAGGGCTATTCTCCGTTTGACCCATACTGACGATGATCAAGTACTCCGAGACGAAAAAACTGTCTTTGAGTTGAGTCAGGCCCTGCAAAACGATACAAACTTGCTATATAAGAAAGTTCAACAAATCTGGCCCAACGATTCCCCCCAACAGTGGCTAGTTTTGGTGATAGACCAATTTGAAGAAGTGTTCACCCTTTGTCACGACCCCCAAATCGGTCAGGCGTTTATTGATAATCTACTTCACGCGGCTCAAGAAGAAGCTGGTCGCGTGATTGTAGTCATCACCCTTCGCGCTGATTTTTATGGGGAGTGCTTGAATCACCATAACCCGTTTTTAGTTGACGCCTTGCGCGTCTATCAGGTGGCGGTAGGGCGAATGACGCCCAGGCAATTACATCAAGCTATCGAGCAACCGGCCAACAAAGTCGGCTGCCGGATAGAGCCTGAATTGGTCACACAGTTGTCAAATGATATGGCCAGGCAGCCACCGGGCAGCCTGCCCTTGTTGCAGCATACCTTGTTGCAGTTGTGGCATAGGCGGGAAGGTAAATACCTGACCTGTGAAGCTTATCAACAGCTTGGCGGCATAGAAAAAGCGCTACCTCAATATGCTGAACAAGAATTCTTTAAACTCAACCAGGCCCAACAGTCTCACTGCCGCCAAATATTGTTGCAATTGGTCCAACCCGGCGCAAAAACCGGGGATGCCAGACGCTCGGCATTAATCGAGGATTTGCAATCACTGGCTCGAAATAAACAGGATATTGCTGATATTGATGAGGTTCTGGAACGGCTGATTAGAGCCAGGTTACTTACTGTTAATGTAGATGGCCAGGGAAAAGAATTTGTTGAGATAGCGCACGAGGCGCTTATCCAACACTGGACGCAACTGCGAGATTGGATTGACGAGAATCGAGCATGGTTACGCATCCATCGCCGCCTGGCTGAAGACGCGCGGGCCTGGCAAGAATCAAAGTACGATCCAAGTTTTCTCTACCAGGCTTCACGCCTGGCGAAAGTATTAGAAGCCAAAGATAAGAATGACGCCCGGCTGCTTCCCCTGGAAGAAAAGTTCATCTCGGCCAGTCGTAAACAGGAATGCAAACGATGGGTGTTAAAAGTAGTATCTACCGTCATAGGGATTTTATTGATTTTTGTCATAATCTTATGGGCCATTACTTTTTCTCAGCGGCAAGAAATAAAAGAATTGCAAAACCAGGCCGAAGCCGGTAGATTGGCTGAAGGCGCTGCCCGGCAACTGGAGTTAGAAAATCCCGGCCTGTCCTTGCTCCTGGCCATTGAGTCCAGAAAAATCCAACCCTCTAACGAAAATGAAAGGGTGATACGTTCTGCGCTGGCGCGGCTGTGGCCTCAAGTGGGCGTTTTGGCCGGACACGAGGCCGAGGTGTGGCAGGTGGCCTGGAGCGGGGATGATTCTCGCCTGACCACGGCGGGTGGGGATGGCACGGCGCGTATCTGGGATGCAAAGAGTCAGCAGGAAATTATGACCTTGACCGGGCATGCGGGCGCAGTTTTGGGAGTAGCCTGGGATGGGAATGATACCCGTCTGGTAACAGCCAGCGAAGATGGCACCGCCCGCGTGTGGGATGCTCAAAATGGAAAACCCATTGCTGTGTTTGAGCATGGAAGAAAAGTTTGGCGCGCTGCCTGGAGTCATGATAACACCCGGATTGTCACGGCCAGTGAAGATGGCACTGCTCGTATTTGGGATGCTCAAAGTGGGCTTGAACTTGTTCCGCTTAAAGGCCATACTGCTCCGGTTGTCCACGCGGCCTGGAGCAGTGACGATAGCTGTATTGTTACGGCCAGTAAGGACAATACAGCCCGGATTTGGGAGGTAGAAACGGGCCACGAGATCGCCCAGCTTGTTGGCCATTCCTATTGGGTGGCCTATGCCGCCTGGAATGGGGATAACACCCGAATTGTCACCACCAGTTGGGATGGCACCGCCCGCATTTGGGATGCCCAAAGTGGCATGGAAATGGCTACGTTGGCCAGCCACGATTGGGGCGTTGTTTATGCCGCCTGGAGCAATGATGATACGCGCCTGGTAACAGCCAGCGAAGATGGTACGGCCCGCGTGTGGGATGCCCGAAGCGGTATGGAAATGGCCGTCCTTGACGACCATCATGGAGCGGTTGTCTATGCCGTCTGGTCCAACGATGACCGCTACATCGCCACTGCCAGCCAGGATGGCACGGCCCGAATATGGGACGCCCAAACAGGGATTAACCTGGCGGTGCTGGAGGGACATACAGGGCCGGTTTCTTATGTCGCTTGGAACAGGGACAACACTCGTTTGGCGACGGCCGGCGGAGATGGCACCGCCCGCGTATGGGATACCAAAAGCCAGGTGGAAATCGCCGCATTAAAGGTCCACACCAACACTATCAGGCACGTGAGCTGGAGCGGAGACGACCAATGGCTGGCTACGGCCAGCAATGATAAGACGGCCCGGATATGGAACGCCCAAGATGGAACGGCAAGAGTTCTACTGGAAGGGCACGATTGGTGGGTGCTACATACTGCCTGGAATAAGGATAACACGCGCCTGGTGACGACCAGCGAAGATGGCACCGCCTGCGTATGGGATCCCAGAACCGGGGAAGAAGTGACGATGCTTGAGGGGCATACGTCCGGCGTAATGTATGCTACCTGGAACCGGGAGGGCGACCAAATTGTAACCGCCAGCCGGGATGGCACCGCCCGGATTTGGAACGCCAAGACCGGCACAGAATTTGCTGTACTGGCGGACCACACCGATGAAGTTGTTTATGCGGCCTGGAATGAAGACAATACCCACATTGTAACAACCAGCGCGGATGGCACCGCCCGCGTATGGGATGCCAAAACTGGAGTGGAGCAGGTAACTCTTGCAGGACACCAGGGATTGATCTGGCATGCCGCCTGGAATAAAGATGGAACACGCCTATTGACCGCCGGCGACGACACCACAGCCCGGGTATGGAATGTCCAAAATGGCGCAGAAATTGCTGTACTTGAGGGACATGTAGGGCCGGTGGTCCATGTAGCCTGGAATCAAAATGAAACCAGGGTAGCTACCGCCAGTGGAGATGGCACCGCCCGCGTATGGGATACTACCTATTGGGCCGAGCACGCCGTACTGACCGGGCATAGAAGTTGGGTCTCCACTGCCGAATGGAACATAGATGGCATTCGCCTGGCAACCGCCGCTTTGGATGGCACGGTTCGGATCTGGGATACCGACAGCGGCGCTGAAGTGGCCTTATTTCGGCTGCATACCGGAGCAGTGTTGCACACAGCCTGGAATGGCGAGGGCACTCGTCTGGCCACTGCCGGCCGCGATGGCACTGTCCGAATTATCCAATATGTTGCGCCGGCCAACTTAATTAACTTTGCCTGCCAGCATACTCAACGTAATATGAGTCAACAAGAATGGCAGCGATATATGGGAGACTCTTCCTACCGTCAAACCTGTCCATGA